In Methylacidiphilum infernorum V4, a single window of DNA contains:
- a CDS encoding RNA polymerase sigma factor, with amino-acid sequence MNRQEFEKFFEEYHKDAYRFALSLCRQPDQACDLVQQAFVLLYTHKENLKNALKVKNWLFTTLYRLFLRSKKREERYQYMGIEEMENFLVEENKGEITVDCQYVLDCLFQLDEPYRIVLLLYYMDELSYLDISEILNVPIGTVMSRIFRAKKSLRNLILAKGSNKGKNKRLKLEI; translated from the coding sequence ATGAATAGACAAGAGTTTGAAAAATTTTTTGAAGAATATCACAAGGATGCCTATAGATTTGCCTTGTCGCTTTGCAGGCAACCTGATCAAGCTTGTGATTTAGTGCAGCAGGCTTTTGTTCTTCTTTATACTCATAAAGAAAATTTAAAGAACGCTTTGAAAGTCAAAAACTGGCTTTTTACCACCTTGTATAGGTTGTTCCTCCGATCGAAGAAGAGGGAAGAACGCTATCAATACATGGGTATTGAAGAGATGGAAAATTTCCTTGTGGAGGAAAACAAAGGAGAAATAACGGTTGATTGCCAGTATGTCCTGGACTGTCTTTTCCAGCTTGATGAGCCCTATAGGATTGTTCTGCTTCTCTATTACATGGATGAACTTTCTTATCTAGACATTTCTGAAATATTGAACGTGCCTATAGGAACGGTGATGTCTAGAATATTTCGTGCAAAGAAGTCGTTACGCAATTTAATTCTTGCCAAAGGGTCAAACAAAGGGAAAAATAAGAGGTTAAAATTAGAAATATAA
- a CDS encoding class I SAM-dependent methyltransferase — protein sequence MIKPSFTLFCGCLCLFAFRETIQSFASSPSVKASRDTPALARSYQRLSLAQYQQGKKLVDLLNINPKDKVLDIGCGSGELAAYAAQFCSPQGFVLGIDPSPYRIELAQKKGAKNCYFRVASSDQLYSLPSNSFDVVYLNYVLHWIENKRQVFEEIFRLLKPGGRLGISMGDKQQNSKVYSILMESIQETLGKIPSDRLVTPYYISKEQLEKTAIQSGFSIDHLYVEENIHYLSSPSKVIEFFEASDFGNFLAGIPQKAKRKIIRKMKGNLARLATPRGIEMKYRTIVFIGHKP from the coding sequence ATGATAAAGCCAAGTTTTACCCTTTTCTGCGGCTGTCTATGCCTATTTGCTTTTCGGGAGACGATTCAAAGTTTTGCTTCCAGTCCCTCGGTTAAAGCCTCTAGGGATACTCCTGCCCTGGCCCGATCCTATCAACGGCTAAGCCTAGCTCAATATCAACAAGGAAAGAAACTTGTCGATCTCTTGAATATTAACCCAAAAGATAAGGTCCTAGACATCGGATGCGGTAGCGGAGAACTGGCCGCATATGCTGCCCAGTTTTGTTCACCCCAAGGTTTTGTGCTCGGCATCGATCCTTCGCCCTATAGAATAGAGCTCGCTCAAAAAAAAGGGGCCAAGAACTGTTATTTTCGGGTCGCAAGCTCCGACCAACTCTATTCTTTGCCCTCCAACAGCTTCGATGTGGTTTATCTTAACTATGTCTTGCATTGGATAGAGAATAAAAGGCAAGTATTCGAAGAGATTTTTCGCCTTCTTAAACCTGGAGGCAGGCTGGGAATAAGCATGGGGGACAAGCAGCAGAATTCAAAAGTATACTCTATCCTCATGGAATCGATTCAAGAAACGCTTGGGAAAATTCCCTCTGACCGGCTCGTCACTCCTTATTACATCTCGAAGGAACAACTCGAAAAAACGGCTATTCAAAGCGGTTTTTCTATAGATCATCTTTACGTCGAAGAAAATATCCACTACTTAAGTTCCCCTTCGAAGGTCATAGAATTTTTTGAAGCGAGCGATTTCGGTAATTTTTTAGCGGGTATTCCTCAAAAAGCCAAAAGAAAGATAATCCGTAAAATGAAGGGGAATTTAGCCAGGCTGGCTACGCCTCGAGGAATAGAAATGAAATACCGAACTATTGTCTTCATCGGTCACAAACCCTGA
- a CDS encoding amino acid permease gives MDLLKPSEKQKLAKTLNAFDLFLLGVGAIIGSGIFVLTGVAAAREAGPALSISFVFAGIVCLFTAFAYAEFSSVIHSAGSAYTYAYRAIGRFAGWITGWCLILAYLLTGAVVSIGWSAYMVDLLKAVGIVVPFQFAHAPSEGGMMNVPAMGIVFLMALLLSKGVKESAWFNHFIVGLKLAVIVLFIFVASRHLNMSNWVPFMPFGWKGVMGGAAFIFFAYLGFDAVSTTAEEAKNPGKDLPLGIIGSLVFCTFLYILVGLLLTGVVSYKKLDVKDPVTYALMQVGERLTASVVSVGALGGITSALLVNMYGQSRIFFAMSRDRFLPPFLEKLHPKFNTPYRIILSSGLIVALLAGFTPIHTVAELTNVGALTAFIMVSVSVLVMRKKNPELIAPFRAPGMPWTGILSILSCFFLIIHLSKTTLIAFVGWLCLGAVLYFFYWNYPARKEPKNIAPL, from the coding sequence ATGGATCTTTTGAAACCTTCAGAGAAACAAAAGCTAGCCAAGACGCTTAATGCCTTCGATCTTTTTCTTCTTGGAGTAGGTGCCATAATCGGTTCGGGCATTTTCGTCCTTACAGGGGTTGCCGCAGCAAGGGAAGCAGGACCGGCTTTGAGTATATCTTTTGTTTTTGCGGGAATCGTTTGTCTTTTTACCGCGTTCGCCTATGCGGAATTTTCTTCTGTTATTCACTCTGCGGGCAGTGCTTATACTTATGCCTATAGGGCTATTGGCAGGTTCGCCGGATGGATTACGGGTTGGTGCCTGATTTTGGCTTACCTCCTTACGGGTGCCGTGGTTTCCATAGGTTGGTCGGCTTACATGGTTGATCTCCTAAAGGCTGTGGGAATCGTCGTTCCTTTCCAATTTGCCCACGCTCCTTCGGAAGGAGGAATGATGAACGTTCCGGCCATGGGCATAGTCTTTTTGATGGCTCTTTTGCTTTCTAAGGGTGTTAAGGAAAGCGCTTGGTTTAATCATTTTATCGTGGGATTAAAATTAGCGGTTATCGTCCTTTTCATTTTTGTAGCCAGCCGCCATCTCAACATGTCTAATTGGGTTCCCTTTATGCCTTTTGGATGGAAAGGAGTTATGGGTGGAGCTGCTTTTATCTTTTTTGCTTACCTCGGTTTTGATGCGGTTTCGACCACCGCGGAGGAGGCTAAGAATCCTGGGAAAGATTTACCCCTTGGCATTATCGGTTCTCTTGTGTTTTGTACCTTTCTTTACATATTGGTCGGGCTATTGTTAACGGGGGTGGTCTCTTACAAGAAACTGGATGTAAAAGACCCCGTGACGTATGCCTTGATGCAAGTTGGAGAACGTCTAACAGCTTCCGTTGTCAGCGTGGGAGCTTTAGGAGGGATCACGTCGGCTTTGCTTGTAAATATGTATGGGCAGAGCAGGATTTTTTTTGCCATGTCCCGTGATCGGTTCTTGCCTCCATTTTTGGAAAAGTTGCATCCCAAGTTTAATACTCCTTACAGGATAATATTGAGTTCTGGCTTAATCGTAGCCTTGCTGGCCGGTTTTACTCCGATACATACCGTGGCTGAACTGACCAATGTCGGGGCGCTGACCGCCTTTATCATGGTTTCGGTATCCGTTTTAGTGATGAGAAAAAAAAATCCCGAACTTATAGCTCCTTTTAGGGCTCCGGGAATGCCATGGACGGGTATTCTTTCGATTTTGAGTTGCTTTTTTTTGATTATTCATCTCAGCAAGACTACTCTTATTGCCTTTGTAGGTTGGCTTTGCCTTGGCGCCGTCCTGTATTTTTTTTATTGGAATTATCCCGCCAGAAAAGAACCCAAGAACATTGCTCCCTTGTAA
- a CDS encoding GNAT family N-acetyltransferase yields the protein MENLVIREATKDDLPVLYSLFKTIVEEQASYPFTLPFSYPDFIQFWEVPSPSWKFCACIGDTITGGYMLKPNSVGLGDHVANGSFFVAPPFRRRGIGEQLGGHALKKAKQLHFLALQFNYVVSTNVPAVNLWLKLGFKIVGSIPKAFRHPQKGYVDVYIMFREIEP from the coding sequence ATGGAAAATCTTGTTATCAGGGAGGCCACCAAGGACGACCTTCCTGTCCTATATTCTCTTTTCAAAACAATTGTCGAAGAACAAGCTTCCTATCCTTTTACCCTTCCTTTTTCTTATCCCGATTTTATCCAGTTCTGGGAAGTTCCCTCCCCGTCTTGGAAATTTTGCGCCTGTATTGGAGATACAATCACCGGAGGTTATATGCTCAAGCCCAATTCCGTAGGCTTGGGCGATCATGTCGCTAACGGCTCTTTTTTTGTCGCTCCCCCCTTTCGTAGGCGAGGCATAGGAGAGCAGCTGGGAGGGCATGCTTTAAAAAAAGCCAAGCAATTACATTTTCTTGCCTTGCAATTCAATTACGTCGTCAGCACGAATGTCCCGGCAGTCAATCTATGGCTCAAGCTCGGATTTAAAATCGTAGGTAGCATCCCCAAAGCCTTTCGCCATCCTCAAAAGGGTTATGTTGATGTTTACATCATGTTTAGAGAAATTGAGCCATAG
- a CDS encoding D-sedoheptulose-7-phosphate isomerase, with product MAVDTFWIKQKLQERNEIAEKFFFSEAFKIAQASQEASERFLRGGRLLAFGKGSALSDAQHVAVEFVHPVIVGKKALPALDISAHFSSWLSCLCKKEDMVFGFGPIEGDKEIEEALQWASVKGAMTFAFPGKKGNYAVESPVSDPWIFQEIVETIYHTFWETIHVFLEHRPLGYEIGGLEFLYPSLRSSGHDIGPLLDAVSQSILEKLKEDNRLRERVAEEPLAILQAIELLEETRIRGGKVMVMGNGGSATDANDFVLDLISPPVKKARPFPAVSLAMEPALITALLNDVGAEVVFSRQLLAHAQSNDVLVGISTSGNSTNLLRGFEEAKRRGLSTLALVGHDGGEIKRRGLADVSIVVPSNYIPRIQEVQLSIYHVICEALCNPELPV from the coding sequence ATGGCAGTGGACACTTTCTGGATTAAGCAAAAACTTCAGGAAAGGAACGAAATAGCCGAGAAATTTTTTTTCTCCGAGGCTTTTAAAATAGCACAAGCAAGCCAGGAGGCTTCCGAAAGATTCTTAAGAGGGGGTAGATTGCTTGCTTTTGGGAAAGGATCAGCCCTCAGCGATGCCCAGCATGTTGCTGTTGAATTTGTTCATCCTGTAATCGTGGGCAAGAAAGCGTTGCCCGCTTTGGATATTTCTGCGCATTTTTCTAGCTGGTTAAGCTGCCTTTGCAAGAAAGAAGACATGGTTTTTGGTTTTGGTCCCATTGAGGGGGACAAGGAGATCGAGGAAGCTCTTCAATGGGCATCGGTAAAAGGAGCGATGACCTTTGCCTTCCCGGGTAAAAAAGGAAATTATGCGGTGGAATCTCCCGTAAGCGATCCCTGGATTTTTCAAGAAATCGTAGAGACCATATACCATACGTTCTGGGAAACGATTCATGTTTTTTTGGAGCACCGCCCATTGGGATATGAAATAGGAGGGCTTGAATTTCTTTATCCTTCTCTTCGCTCGAGTGGTCATGACATCGGGCCTTTATTGGATGCGGTATCTCAATCTATCTTAGAAAAGCTAAAGGAAGACAATAGATTAAGAGAGAGAGTTGCAGAGGAGCCTCTAGCTATCCTTCAAGCTATCGAACTGCTTGAAGAAACGAGGATTCGAGGGGGAAAGGTTATGGTTATGGGTAACGGGGGTTCGGCAACGGATGCCAATGATTTTGTCCTGGATCTAATCAGTCCACCGGTAAAAAAAGCAAGACCTTTCCCAGCAGTCTCTCTTGCAATGGAACCTGCCCTCATTACAGCGCTTTTAAATGACGTAGGAGCTGAAGTTGTTTTTTCTCGGCAATTATTAGCCCATGCTCAATCGAATGATGTTTTGGTGGGCATTTCGACCAGCGGGAATTCGACAAACCTGTTACGGGGCTTTGAAGAGGCAAAAAGGAGGGGACTTTCTACTCTTGCCTTAGTGGGTCATGACGGCGGAGAGATCAAAAGAAGAGGGCTCGCTGACGTATCGATCGTCGTCCCCAGCAATTATATTCCCCGGATCCAGGAAGTCCAGCTTTCCATTTATCACGTTATCTGCGAAGCCTTGTGCAACCCAGAGCTTCCGGTATAA
- the hypE gene encoding hydrogenase expression/formation protein HypE, whose protein sequence is MEHDQRINLTHGSGGKSTRRLIESIILPALRNPSLEVLSDAAMVEQPEGKLALTTDSFVVHPIIFPGGSIGKLAVNGTVNDLSVSGAKPLAILSSWIIEEGLPLDVFKREIAAMAEAASLVPVPIIGGDIKVVEKGKADSLFITTTGIGSIALDVNLGVQRVRPSDKIILSGPIGDHGITILMARGELELEADLKSDSRPLWSLIDPILKKAPTAVKWMRDPTRGGVATALNELARDCGLAIAIREEQVPMRDEVRGASEILGIDPLYIACEGQFLAVVEAKRSREVIEILRSTPGGEGAVEIGEIREYPPATVLGFTKYGGSRIIDMLVGEPLPRIC, encoded by the coding sequence ATGGAACACGACCAGCGGATTAACCTGACTCATGGTTCAGGAGGGAAGTCAACCCGACGGTTAATTGAATCTATCATTCTTCCCGCCTTACGCAATCCCTCCCTGGAGGTTCTTTCTGATGCAGCTATGGTGGAGCAGCCCGAAGGAAAGCTTGCGTTGACCACGGATAGCTTTGTGGTCCACCCTATAATTTTTCCCGGAGGATCGATTGGCAAACTCGCCGTCAATGGCACGGTGAACGATCTGTCCGTTAGCGGGGCAAAGCCTTTAGCCATCCTTTCAAGCTGGATTATTGAAGAAGGACTTCCCCTGGACGTGTTTAAAAGAGAAATTGCAGCGATGGCTGAGGCGGCCAGCCTTGTTCCTGTCCCCATTATTGGAGGAGATATTAAGGTCGTTGAAAAAGGAAAAGCTGATTCATTATTTATAACCACAACGGGCATTGGAAGCATAGCTTTGGATGTGAATCTCGGCGTGCAAAGGGTAAGACCTTCAGACAAAATCATTCTTTCCGGGCCGATAGGTGACCATGGAATAACGATTTTAATGGCAAGAGGGGAACTCGAACTTGAAGCGGATTTAAAAAGTGACAGTCGTCCCCTTTGGTCCTTGATTGATCCGATACTCAAAAAAGCCCCTACGGCGGTTAAATGGATGCGCGATCCGACCCGGGGTGGTGTCGCTACGGCTTTAAACGAACTAGCAAGGGACTGCGGATTGGCTATAGCGATTAGGGAGGAACAGGTTCCAATGAGGGATGAGGTTAGGGGGGCGAGCGAGATTTTAGGGATCGATCCTCTTTATATCGCTTGCGAAGGGCAATTTTTAGCCGTAGTCGAAGCAAAAAGATCCAGGGAAGTTATTGAGATCTTAAGATCCACTCCTGGAGGTGAAGGAGCGGTGGAAATTGGAGAAATTCGAGAATACCCGCCGGCCACGGTTTTGGGTTTTACAAAATATGGAGGGAGCCGGATTATTGATATGTTAGTTGGAGAACCCCTTCCCCGGATCTGTTGA
- the hypD gene encoding hydrogenase formation protein HypD: MQFVDEFRDGLLIKNLSKEILHYADPQRCYRIMEVCGGHTYSIYRFGLHDLLPPNVELIHGPGCPVCVLPMGRVDECLDVAREKNLLFSCFGDMMRVPGQNGSPLEAKAKGVEVRMVYSPLDSLKIAMDNPQREVLFFAIGFETTAPATALTILKAKQHRVQNFSVFCNHVLIIPAIRAILESPDMRLDGFIGPGHVSTIIGCRPYEFVSKEYGKPIVISGFEPLDILESILRILRQLNRGKAQVENQYNRVVPWNGNTAALRLMAEVFELRPYFEWRGLGFIARSALRIKQEFQDWDAEKRYAFRGISVSDPKASQCGEVLKGVLKPFQCKLFGTYCTPEHPVGALMVSSEGACAAYYHHAFHGLSG; this comes from the coding sequence ATGCAATTTGTTGACGAATTTCGAGACGGCCTACTCATCAAGAATCTTTCCAAGGAGATACTGCACTATGCCGATCCCCAACGCTGTTACCGGATCATGGAAGTCTGTGGAGGACATACCTATTCTATCTACCGATTTGGTCTCCATGATCTTCTTCCCCCTAATGTAGAATTGATCCACGGACCGGGTTGTCCCGTTTGCGTTTTACCCATGGGAAGGGTCGATGAGTGTTTAGATGTTGCCCGAGAAAAAAATCTCCTATTTAGCTGTTTTGGGGACATGATGCGGGTGCCGGGCCAAAACGGAAGCCCCCTGGAAGCTAAAGCCAAGGGAGTAGAGGTCCGGATGGTGTATTCACCCCTGGATAGCTTAAAAATCGCCATGGATAATCCCCAAAGAGAGGTTCTTTTTTTTGCCATCGGCTTTGAAACGACGGCCCCGGCTACCGCTTTGACTATTCTTAAGGCGAAACAACACCGTGTCCAAAATTTTTCCGTGTTCTGTAATCATGTGCTGATCATTCCTGCCATCCGAGCGATTCTAGAATCTCCGGATATGAGATTGGATGGATTTATTGGCCCGGGCCATGTTTCTACGATAATCGGTTGTAGGCCTTATGAGTTTGTCTCAAAAGAGTATGGGAAACCCATTGTTATCTCAGGGTTTGAACCATTGGACATCCTGGAGTCGATTTTAAGGATACTCCGGCAACTGAACCGGGGTAAAGCTCAAGTCGAAAACCAGTATAATCGTGTTGTCCCTTGGAACGGGAATACGGCGGCGCTAAGGCTTATGGCTGAAGTCTTTGAACTGCGTCCTTATTTCGAATGGAGGGGACTTGGATTTATTGCTCGCTCGGCTCTAAGAATAAAGCAGGAATTTCAGGATTGGGATGCCGAAAAGCGTTATGCATTCAGGGGTATTTCGGTCTCTGATCCTAAGGCTTCCCAGTGTGGAGAAGTTCTTAAGGGAGTATTAAAGCCTTTTCAATGCAAGCTTTTTGGTACTTACTGCACTCCGGAACATCCCGTAGGAGCGTTAATGGTTTCTTCCGAAGGGGCCTGTGCCGCTTATTATCATCATGCTTTTCATGGGCTCTCGGGATGA
- a CDS encoding HypC/HybG/HupF family hydrogenase formation chaperone, translated as MCLAIPGKIVEVLNLGENPFMHFAVVEVSSVRRKINIELIQEEGIHPGDWVLVHVGFALAKISESEAREQLQMLAILGEQQQALQELEGYRFGEEE; from the coding sequence ATGTGCCTGGCTATTCCCGGTAAAATAGTTGAAGTTTTAAATTTAGGAGAAAATCCTTTCATGCATTTTGCCGTTGTCGAGGTTTCCTCGGTCAGGCGAAAGATCAATATTGAACTTATTCAAGAGGAGGGCATACATCCTGGGGATTGGGTGTTGGTTCATGTCGGGTTTGCCTTGGCAAAAATCTCGGAGTCTGAAGCAAGGGAACAACTCCAGATGCTTGCAATACTTGGAGAACAACAACAAGCCCTCCAAGAATTAGAGGGATATCGATTCGGCGAAGAAGAGTAA
- the hypF gene encoding carbamoyltransferase HypF — MADKEAIHIQLKGKVQGVGFRPYVYRLARSYDLKGWVSNGTDGVHIHVEGQKEILERFYRDLLRDYPPLALLTESFCREAPFLGLEGFIVKESIEEKEHSVIVLPDLDVCESCKEELYCSSNRRFRYPFITCTECGPRYSIIYSLPYDRSKTTMNIFPMCKDCLEEYENPSDRRFYSQTNSCKECGIRVYLYGKQKEEIAQGEEAIKEGAWAIAEGQIVAVKGIGGYLLMADALNPAAILKLRERKRRASKPFALMFNDIQEVEKEVYLSEKEKSWLISRQKPILILQRKKTQSPIADLVAPAQDTLGIMLPYTPLHILLLDYLKRPLVATSANISGLPIVFEEGMLFLKLGHVFDKVLTHNRDIVVPQDDSVIRVSFFFKQTIFLRRSRSFAPFLNASLRVPKGECYLALGAEKKSTVCFCHEGNIFLSQYLGDLDCFEAEENFKKTLSHFFNLWGFKPQKIILDLHPLYRSRLIGEAMSEEKNIERIYFQHHKAHFWAILAEKKLLGLEEPVLGVIWDGTGYGEDGAVWGGEFFLYYKGRMERVNHFEYFPLLLGDKAVREPRISALGIFRKERKIVEDFLKPKFNPWEWKTYRALLDRKKYWACCSVGRLFDALASLLGLCDRASFEGEAAIALQRLASSSVQSLSDLEKIPLRWFDEKAPLRRPISLENLLKSIEKSIVEEIPKEEISLGFHFWLSKLIGKLAENTGARKIAFSGGVFQNSLLVDLLYLQWAGRFDLFFHDEISPNDENISFGQLIGALYGKEGREIDPQIPRMESNH, encoded by the coding sequence ATGGCTGACAAAGAGGCGATACATATTCAGCTAAAGGGAAAAGTACAGGGGGTGGGTTTCCGTCCCTATGTTTATCGCTTGGCTCGATCCTACGATCTCAAAGGTTGGGTCAGCAATGGGACAGATGGCGTTCATATCCATGTTGAGGGTCAAAAAGAAATACTAGAGAGATTTTACCGGGATCTCTTGAGAGATTACCCTCCATTGGCCCTCCTCACAGAATCTTTTTGCAGAGAAGCCCCTTTCTTGGGTTTAGAAGGGTTTATCGTCAAAGAAAGCATCGAGGAAAAAGAACATTCCGTAATTGTTCTTCCGGATCTGGATGTTTGTGAAAGCTGCAAAGAAGAGCTTTATTGCTCTTCTAATCGCCGGTTTAGGTATCCTTTCATAACTTGTACTGAATGTGGTCCCCGCTACTCCATCATCTATTCTCTTCCTTATGATAGGTCGAAGACGACGATGAATATTTTCCCCATGTGTAAAGACTGCCTTGAAGAATACGAGAATCCTTCCGATAGGCGTTTTTATTCCCAAACCAATTCCTGTAAAGAATGTGGAATAAGGGTCTATCTTTATGGAAAACAAAAAGAGGAGATAGCTCAAGGCGAGGAGGCGATAAAAGAGGGAGCTTGGGCCATTGCCGAAGGACAGATTGTTGCCGTGAAAGGGATAGGGGGATATCTGCTCATGGCCGATGCCCTTAATCCTGCCGCTATTTTGAAATTAAGGGAGAGAAAACGGAGAGCTTCCAAGCCCTTTGCCCTGATGTTCAATGACATCCAAGAGGTGGAAAAGGAGGTCTACCTCAGTGAAAAAGAAAAAAGTTGGCTTATTTCCCGCCAAAAACCGATTCTCATCTTGCAAAGGAAAAAAACGCAAAGTCCCATAGCCGATCTTGTGGCTCCTGCGCAAGACACCCTTGGGATCATGCTCCCTTATACTCCCCTGCATATTCTTTTGCTCGACTACCTGAAAAGGCCACTGGTAGCCACGAGTGCGAACATATCGGGCTTGCCCATTGTTTTTGAAGAAGGAATGCTTTTTTTGAAACTTGGGCATGTCTTTGACAAGGTCTTGACGCATAACAGGGACATCGTGGTTCCTCAAGACGATTCGGTGATTCGGGTTTCTTTTTTTTTCAAACAAACCATTTTTTTGAGAAGAAGCCGTTCTTTTGCTCCTTTCTTGAATGCTTCCTTAAGGGTTCCTAAGGGGGAGTGTTACTTAGCCTTGGGCGCCGAGAAAAAATCGACTGTTTGTTTTTGCCATGAAGGGAACATCTTTCTTTCCCAATATTTAGGAGATCTGGACTGTTTTGAAGCTGAAGAAAATTTCAAAAAAACTCTATCTCATTTTTTTAACCTTTGGGGGTTCAAACCCCAGAAGATAATCTTGGACCTTCACCCTCTTTACCGTTCCCGCCTTATTGGTGAGGCGATGTCTGAAGAAAAGAACATCGAGAGAATCTATTTTCAGCATCATAAAGCTCATTTCTGGGCGATACTCGCCGAAAAAAAACTCCTAGGACTAGAAGAGCCCGTTCTTGGGGTAATATGGGATGGAACCGGATACGGTGAAGATGGAGCGGTGTGGGGGGGAGAATTCTTCCTCTATTATAAAGGGAGAATGGAAAGGGTGAACCATTTTGAGTATTTTCCTCTTCTTTTGGGAGATAAAGCCGTAAGGGAGCCTAGGATCTCGGCTCTTGGAATATTCCGGAAAGAAAGAAAGATTGTTGAAGATTTTTTAAAACCAAAGTTTAACCCTTGGGAGTGGAAAACTTACCGGGCTCTTCTCGATAGAAAGAAATATTGGGCTTGTTGTAGTGTCGGTAGGCTTTTCGATGCCCTGGCCTCTTTGCTCGGTCTATGTGATCGAGCCTCCTTTGAAGGTGAAGCGGCAATTGCCCTTCAAAGACTGGCATCAAGCTCCGTGCAATCTTTAAGCGATTTAGAAAAAATTCCTCTCCGTTGGTTTGACGAAAAGGCACCCTTGCGCCGGCCCATTTCATTGGAAAATCTTTTGAAATCTATAGAGAAGTCCATTGTAGAGGAAATACCCAAGGAGGAAATATCCCTAGGGTTCCATTTTTGGTTATCAAAACTCATCGGGAAATTGGCTGAAAATACCGGGGCAAGGAAGATCGCTTTCTCGGGGGGAGTGTTCCAAAATAGCTTGCTTGTTGATCTCCTTTATTTGCAGTGGGCAGGTAGGTTTGATCTTTTTTTCCATGACGAGATCTCTCCTAACGATGAAAATATAAGCTTTGGCCAATTAATAGGAGCCCTTTATGGGAAGGAGGGGCGGGAAATTGACCCTCAAATTCCCAGGATGGAATCGAATCATTGA
- a CDS encoding nickel transporter encodes MIGWILPVALGSGITAGFIHALSGPDHLAAIAPLVLEKRTSFWRIGLYWGIGHSGGVWILTLLLFLLKNILPLSSISQGSEKMVGIVLIGIGAWGLKKNLQKRVHVHTHCHDGVVHSHIHFHKDKPTEDSHEKLAHRHCHFPLAIGILHGFAGSNHFLSALPVLAFPDNSLALAYIIGFGGGSILGMICFSMMMGKLIVSGAVKTDRGKKGIGILFGLLAIAVGIFWVFQQ; translated from the coding sequence ATGATAGGCTGGATCCTCCCTGTAGCCCTAGGAAGTGGAATTACTGCCGGTTTTATTCACGCCCTTAGTGGTCCTGATCACTTGGCAGCTATAGCTCCTTTAGTTTTGGAAAAAAGAACCTCTTTTTGGAGGATAGGTTTATATTGGGGTATCGGTCATAGTGGAGGAGTATGGATTTTGACCCTGCTCCTTTTCCTTCTCAAGAACATCCTGCCCCTTTCCTCTATATCCCAGGGATCTGAAAAAATGGTGGGTATTGTGCTTATTGGAATTGGGGCGTGGGGATTAAAAAAGAATCTCCAGAAGAGAGTCCATGTGCATACGCATTGTCACGACGGCGTCGTTCACTCCCATATCCACTTCCATAAAGATAAACCCACCGAGGACAGCCATGAAAAACTTGCTCATCGTCATTGCCATTTCCCGCTGGCTATAGGGATACTCCATGGGTTTGCCGGCAGTAACCATTTTCTTTCCGCCCTTCCTGTTTTGGCTTTCCCCGATAATTCTCTTGCCCTAGCCTACATTATTGGTTTTGGAGGAGGGTCAATCCTGGGAATGATCTGTTTTTCGATGATGATGGGGAAATTGATTGTCTCTGGCGCTGTCAAAACGGACCGCGGCAAAAAAGGGATAGGTATTTTATTTGGTCTTTTAGCCATAGCTGTCGGTATATTTTGGGTTTTTCAACAGTAA
- the hypB gene encoding hydrogenase nickel incorporation protein HypB: MCAHCGCNGPGEAMHDHGRLGHNHDHGATGIKERRHRDLSVDLLEKNAQYAKGNRTFFKDKRILALNIISSPGSGKTSLLVSTLNRLKSKIEQLVIEGDQQTELDAQRIRATGTYAYQIQTGKGCHLDAHLISHALEEIPLREEQLLWIENVGNLICPSLFDLGETKRVLLLSVAEGEDKPAKYPEAFYGADLLILTKIDLLPYVDFSMERCEDYLRKIRPGIEILALSSKTGEGMENWFCWIEREFEKFTHKPLL, encoded by the coding sequence ATGTGTGCACATTGTGGATGCAACGGCCCTGGAGAAGCGATGCATGACCACGGCCGCCTGGGGCATAATCATGATCATGGAGCCACTGGAATAAAGGAGCGAAGGCATAGGGATCTTTCGGTTGACCTATTGGAAAAGAATGCCCAGTATGCAAAGGGCAATCGTACTTTTTTCAAAGACAAAAGGATTTTAGCGCTGAATATCATTTCCAGTCCCGGTTCTGGAAAGACATCCCTTTTGGTCTCAACGCTCAACCGGCTGAAATCAAAGATCGAACAATTGGTTATCGAAGGCGATCAACAAACCGAACTCGATGCTCAAAGGATACGGGCAACGGGAACATACGCTTATCAAATTCAAACAGGAAAAGGTTGTCATCTGGATGCCCATCTAATCAGCCATGCCCTTGAAGAGATCCCTTTGAGAGAGGAACAACTATTGTGGATTGAAAATGTAGGCAACTTGATCTGTCCGTCCCTGTTTGATCTTGGAGAAACAAAAAGAGTTCTCCTCCTATCGGTTGCTGAAGGAGAAGATAAGCCGGCAAAATATCCTGAAGCTTTTTATGGAGCTGATCTCTTGATTTTGACCAAGATAGACCTGTTACCCTATGTCGATTTTTCCATGGAAAGATGCGAAGATTACCTGAGAAAAATTAGACCCGGTATAGAAATCCTGGCTTTGTCCTCAAAGACGGGGGAGGGAATGGAAAATTGGTTTTGTTGGATCGAAAGAGAGTTCGAAAAATTTACCCATAAACCCCTTCTCTGA